From the genome of Haloterrigena sp. KLK7, one region includes:
- a CDS encoding bacterio-opsin activator domain-containing protein yields the protein MDAGKTLADAALETLPITVAVLDEDGEILLTNESWQAFGPDDHRTDHVGVNYIETARTDADTDEYARRAVEGLEALIDGERETFTMEYPCHSPERKQWFLMWAKRFHIGGELRVSVVHLEITERKLAEIAAEETAAELREEHRTLEHVLERVDGLLRDITDAAVGATTREEIERAVCSRLTDTEPYVLAWIGRVDVTNRRLSPREWAGADDVPLEDGDLVLGSDESHPAVRALADGDAQVVQDLESFDDARRWWPTGAGEQFQSVAALPLTYGDVTYGVLVVFADAPDVFVERELLVLDSLAGTISTAMNAIEVRRMLTTDAVVELELAIADPELFVAALATELEATVTYRGLTDDEDGTPIAFFHADRAVDGAPDAAAIDGVSDVRVLSTYDGGTLLETAVDDGILRTLSDHGATVRRFETRAGVTQTDRQTAADDAIVDLTADLPNGQVARSVYDLLERRYDAVELISYRETDRPRRTPEDVMARLESSLTDRQQTALRKAYYADYFEWPRNVSGEELAQSMGISRSTFHQHLRTAQRKLLDELFDSAE from the coding sequence ATGGACGCCGGGAAGACACTCGCCGACGCCGCCCTCGAGACGCTCCCCATCACCGTCGCGGTCCTCGACGAGGACGGGGAGATCCTGCTGACCAACGAATCCTGGCAGGCGTTCGGTCCCGACGATCATCGGACGGACCACGTCGGCGTCAACTACATCGAGACGGCGAGGACAGACGCGGATACCGACGAGTACGCCAGACGGGCGGTCGAAGGCCTCGAGGCGCTCATCGACGGCGAGCGGGAGACCTTCACGATGGAGTACCCCTGTCACTCCCCCGAGCGAAAGCAGTGGTTCCTGATGTGGGCGAAGCGATTTCACATCGGCGGAGAGCTCCGCGTCTCGGTGGTCCACCTCGAGATCACCGAGCGCAAACTGGCCGAAATCGCCGCCGAGGAGACCGCCGCGGAACTCCGGGAGGAACACCGGACGCTCGAGCACGTCCTCGAGCGCGTCGACGGCCTGCTCCGGGACATCACCGACGCCGCCGTCGGCGCGACGACCCGCGAGGAGATCGAACGCGCGGTCTGTTCGCGTCTCACCGATACCGAACCGTACGTGCTCGCCTGGATCGGTCGCGTCGACGTCACGAACCGTCGCCTCTCGCCGCGCGAGTGGGCCGGCGCCGACGACGTCCCCCTCGAGGACGGTGATCTCGTCCTCGGGTCGGACGAGAGCCACCCCGCCGTCCGGGCGCTTGCGGACGGTGACGCACAAGTGGTTCAAGACCTCGAATCGTTCGACGACGCGAGACGCTGGTGGCCGACGGGCGCCGGGGAGCAGTTCCAGTCGGTCGCCGCACTGCCGCTTACCTACGGCGACGTCACGTACGGCGTCCTCGTGGTGTTCGCCGACGCCCCGGACGTCTTCGTGGAGCGCGAACTGCTCGTTCTCGACTCGCTGGCCGGAACGATCTCGACCGCGATGAACGCGATCGAGGTGCGGCGGATGTTGACGACCGACGCCGTCGTCGAACTCGAGCTCGCGATCGCGGACCCCGAACTGTTCGTCGCGGCGCTGGCGACCGAACTCGAGGCGACGGTCACCTATCGGGGACTGACCGACGACGAGGACGGGACGCCGATCGCGTTTTTCCACGCCGACCGAGCCGTCGACGGTGCCCCGGACGCGGCGGCGATCGACGGCGTTTCCGACGTCAGAGTCCTCTCGACGTACGACGGCGGGACGCTCCTCGAGACCGCCGTCGACGACGGCATTCTGCGGACGCTCTCCGATCACGGGGCGACGGTTCGACGGTTCGAGACCAGGGCCGGCGTCACGCAGACCGATCGCCAGACCGCTGCCGACGACGCGATCGTCGATCTCACCGCCGACCTCCCGAACGGGCAGGTTGCACGCTCGGTCTACGACCTGCTCGAGCGGCGATACGACGCGGTCGAGTTGATCAGCTACCGCGAGACCGATCGCCCCAGACGAACGCCGGAAGACGTGATGGCGCGACTGGAGTCGTCGCTGACCGATCGCCAGCAGACGGCGCTGCGGAAGGCTTACTACGCCGACTACTTCGAATGGCCGCGAAACGTCTCCGGCGAGGAACTCGCCCAGTCGATGGGGATCTCCCGGTCGACGTTCCACCAGCACCTCCGGACCGCACAGCGGAAACTGCTGGACGAACTGTTCGATAGCGCGGAATGA